A window from Brassica napus cultivar Da-Ae unplaced genomic scaffold, Da-Ae ScsIHWf_1320;HRSCAF=1886, whole genome shotgun sequence encodes these proteins:
- the LOC106354870 gene encoding uncharacterized protein LOC106354870 has translation MASIKERDEIALSQNTIALKGFALAIQLVMVAAVPALTEVVQDSCSSSDSDSEDIDGSGRDIFTKKRTLNPAHARNLDKRTDVIVHSILVQDPERPIDEAILVRHDEVHDSRVDNLVEAIRRNYQFNNSCFRGGIRKIDVVHMREKVKSSAKCKRPKKDITTSSEAENSVIVDLVLDKIKPQIDVLESNIKIGSSRVDAIEGGVRKQVETLLGKFKGEMLSSLKDIVSEVCKDHLAAHNGPGNYQPSSPTNLIVPRCHTSHVADANAKTIENVLRDTSQYSTPPRSNRICESVNPTPTKKQQVESGNVCGTPVIQSGAQSANSENRSRQQSFQQKLTPQNNKDNIADEPSFSLGLTQDEQIQEDIPILGQTCPDHVQLSHTNVDDNIEGISSSRRSKRQKTVPSGLVEDYLCGPHLLSRAKESQRSIFATLDISELVRKFTNLEYKMKSNFVINVSGLAVSRREILLICERQRNYTAKVVDILIRVLRSVILDQLPSEGSQSAEFLDTKFGAAIMKNFPRFLKSKNKESYIFPKSLSGIFPTKEAPKVNPRKYYFPLNVGNKHWVGICFDAVCGTVTILDSCLALHKQKALEKIITPVIQMLPYLARYASLDIETDPVIQCYDVARPKSVVQIKNEADSGLMSLLFMARHALYGPEACKNIGDDVLVEKSKSAAILAYEFKEKL, from the exons ATGGCTAGTAtcaaagagagagatgagataGCTTTGTCTCAAAACACTATCGCATTAAAAGGATTTGCTCTTGCAATACAGCTTGTAATGGTTGCAGCGGTTCCGGCGTTGACTGAGGTTGTGCAAGATTCGTGTTCTTCATCTGATTCTGATAGTGAAGATATTGATGGAAGTGGGCGAGATATTTTTACAAAGAAACGGACTCTCAATCCGGCACATGCACGGAATTTGGACAAGAGAACTGAT GTTATTGTTCATAGCATCTTGGTTCAAGATCCAGAGCGACCTATTGATGAGGCCATTTTAGTTCGGCATGATGAAGTTCATGATTCAAGAGTTGATAACTTGGTCGAGGCCATCAGGCGTAACTATCAATTCAATAATTCGTGTTTCCGCGGTGGGATTAGAAAGATTGATGTTGTTCATATGCGAGAAAAGGTCAAATCATCTGCAAAGTGTAAGAGACCAAAGAAGGATATTACTACTTCGTCGGAAGCTGAGAACAGTGTCATCGTTGACCTTGTGCTTGACAAAATCAAACCTCAGATTGATGTACTGGAATCCAACATTAAGATAGGTTCATCTCGTGTTGATGCCATAGAGGGGGGTGTTCGTAAACAAGTTGAGACGTTGTTGGGTAAGTTTAAGGGGGAAATGCTTTCATCTCTTAAGGATATCGTTTCAGAAGTTTGTAAAGACCACCTTGCTGCGCATAACGGCCCGGGAAATTATCAACCGTCTTCTCCGACAAATTTAATCGTTCCCAGATGTCATACCAGCCATGTTGCCGACGCAAATGCAAAGACAATCGAAAACGTTCTACGTGACACTAGTCAATACTCTACACCTCCCCGCTCGAACCGTATATGTGAG TCCGTTAATCCTACTCCGACGAAGAAACAACAGGTTGAATCCGGCAATGTATGTGGAACTCCGGTAATTCAGTCAGGTGCGCAATCAGCTAATAGCGAGAATCGATCGAGGCAACAGTCATTCCAACAAAAGTTG ACTCCGCAAAATAACAAAGACAACATTGCAGATGAACCTTCCTTTTCGCTTGGTCTAACTCAGGatgaacagattcaagaagacaTCCCTATTTTGGGACAAACTTGTCCTGACCATGTACAGTTGTCTCACACGAATGTGGATGACAATATAGAAGGAATTTCATCGTCACGTAGAAGTAAGAGGCAAAAGACGGTTCCATCGGGTCTTGTAGAGGATTACCTTTGTGGGCCTCATTTATTGTCAAGGGCTAAGGAATCTCAGAGGAGCATATTTGCGACACTTGATATTTCAGAGTTGGTAAGGAAGTTCACGAATCTGGAGTACAAAATGAAGTCAAATTT TGTGATCAACGTTTCTGGTTTAGCTGTGTCTAGAAGGGAAATTCTGCTAATTTGTGAGAGGCAACGAAATTACACTGCCAAG GTTGTTGATATTCTTATTAGAGTTTTACGGTCGGTTATTTTGGATCAGTTACCTTCTGAAGGTTCACAGAGTGCTGAGTTTCTTGATACCAAGTTTGGTGCTGCTATAATGAAGAACTTTCCCAGGTTTCTTAAGAGTAAGAACAAGGAGTCCTACATATTTCCAAAATCATTGAGTGGTATTTTCCCAACCAAAGAAGCTCCAAAGGTCAATCCAAGAAAGTATTATTTTCCTTTAAATGTTGGGAACAAACATTGGGTTGGTATTTGTTTTGACGCTGTGTGTGGGACTGTCACCATCCTAGATTCATGCTTGGCATTGCACAAGCAGAAGGCGTTAGAGAAGATAATTACCCCTGTCATACAAATGTTACCGTATCTTGCTAGATATGCTTCTCTTGACATTGAAACTGATCCGGTTATTCAGTGTTATGATGTTGCTAGGCCAAAATCAGTCGTCCAGATTAAGAATGAAGCCGATTCTGGTTTGATGTCTTTGCTCTTTATGGCGAGGCATGCTTTATATGGACCAGAAGCTTGTAAGAATATTGGTGATGATGTGCTCGTAGAGAAGAGTAAGAGTGCAGCAATACTGGCGTATGAGTTCAAGGAAAAGTTATAG
- the LOC111201274 gene encoding uncharacterized protein LOC111201274 produces the protein MLGDHDIRISYWKAWRSREVALDYAKGSCATSYKLLPDYLQRLVRANPGTLAEIHTIYDAGVGHRFKYMFLALGASIDGFSHMRNVIIIDGAHLRGKYAGCLLTASAQDGNYQVFPIAVGIVDGENDNAWEWFLKMLLQFITNEDNVVFISDRHSSIYKAISKVYPAAKHCACILHLKRNIQTYFKNKHLGYLVGKAARAFQLSEFYTTFNEIKNINPSCAEYLLDIGLEHWARAHCSGNRYNLMTSNVAETWNSVLRNAREYPILHLVEYIRSKLMKWYAERRDVTQHPNRMLTPRVTSIVEENFEISGGMLVCQINTGEFDVKDKDRISYHVNLHTKSCSCFSFQTLLIPCPHAIAAAIKEKSSIKSLVSNFYTMDTLVAAYAGNILPISSEVNPSIEGT, from the exons ATGCTAGGAGATCACGATATTAGGATTTCATATTGGAAGGCATGGAGGTCTCGTGAGGTTGCCCTCGACTATGCGAAAGGCTCATGTGCAACATCCTACAAATTGCTTCCGGATTATCTTCAGCGACTAGTAAGAGCAAATCCAGGGACTTTAGCCGAAATCCATACAATATACGATGCTGGAGTCGGTCATAGGTTCAAATACATGTTTTTAGCTCTTGGTGCCAGTATTGATGGATTCAGCCATATGCGTAATGTTATCATAATTGACGGAGCTCATTTGAGAGGGAAATATGCTGGTTGCTTACTAACCGCTTCAGCTCAGGATGGAAATTACCAGGTTTTCCCTATTGCGGTGGGAATTGTTGACGGTGAAAATGACAATGCATGGGAGTGGTTCCTAAAGATGCTTTTGCAATTCATTACAAACGAGGACAATGTTGTATTCATTTCAGACAGACACTCATCCATATACAAAGCAATTTCAAAG GTGTATCCAGCAGCAAAGCATTGCGCTTGTATTTTACATCTGAAACGCAACATCCAAACttatttcaaaaacaaacaTCTCGGTTACTTGGTGGGCAAGGCAGCCAGGGCCTTTCAACTCAGCGAATTTTACACAACCTTCAATGAAATTAAGAACATCAATCCTTCATGTGCTGAATACCTATTAGATATCGGTTTAGAGCACTGGGCCCGTGCTCATTGCTCCGGAAATCGGTACAACCTCATGACAAGCAATGTAGCAGAGACATGGAATTCTGTTCTTCGAAATGCAAGAGAGTATCCGATACTACATTTGGTCGAGTACATCCGTTCTAAACTGATGAAATGGTACGCAGAAAGACGTGATGTAACACAACATCCGAATCGTATGTTAACTCCACGTGTGACCAGTATTGttgaagaaaattttgaaatcagcGGTGGGATGCTTGTTTGCCAGATTAACACTGGTGAGTTCGATGTAAAAGACAAAGACAGAATATCTTACCATGTTAACCTACACACCAAATCTTGCAGCTGTTTCTCATTTCAGACGCTCCTCATTCCTTGCCCCCATGCCATTGCGGCGGCAATCAAAGAGAAATCAAGTATTAAATCGCTGGTTTCCAATTTTTACACAATGGACACTCTAGTTGCTGCATATGCCGGGAATATATTGCCTATAAGCAGCGAGGTCAATCCAAGTATCGAAGGGACATAA